GAATCTACGTTAACAACCGCACCGGTCAGGTCCGATTTCTTCATACGGGCACCCACCACCACCACCTCATCTACGTTGGCAGTAGCCTGTGGCATCTTAACACTGATGGCAGCAGTGCCATTAAAGGGCACTGTCTGTGTTTCAAATCCTAAAAAGCTACATTCAATTGTACCATTGGTAGCATCTGTATTCAGTGTGAAGGCACCTTTAATGTCAGTAACAGTCCCGCTTTTAGTCCCTAAAAGTTTGACCGATACGCCGGGAAGCGGCTCCCCTTTGATGTCAGTAACAGTACCGGTAAGTTTGCCGCTCTGGGCAAAAACGGGCATCGCGCCGGTCAGCATGGCTATGAAAGACAATAGCATCCACAGCCTCTTCGAAGCATTTCTTGCATGCATAACGTGAAGCATAAAGTGTTTAGTAAAGATTCTTTTTAATGACAGGTATAATCGCTAATTGGCATTCTCATGAAACGTGAACGCTACATTTTGTGAACGTGAACTTTGCATTTCGATTTCAGTTTTCTTTTTCTGCATAACATTCCCACTCAGCATTAAACAGCTGATTATCAGTCCCACCCCTGGTCTGATACTTGGTTTGTTCTAGTCTGGTCTACCTAACAAATATAGGGTTAGTTTAGATATTTCAAAGTTTATTTTTTTGAATGGTATCTGTATGGGGACATCCTTTCTGCCTATCGTAACAATGGTTGGGAACTGCCTGGGCCATGTGGGTCAACGATCATAATCTACTGATATACAGCCTAAAATAGGTACCAATATTGGGCAAAACGGGTTCTGATCGGCTTACTTTCCAGGCACTTATACGTTACCTAAAGGGCACTTCAATATCCGGGGGATATTGAAGTGCCCTTTAGGTGACCTTGAGATGCCCTTTTGGTAACGATGTCGTAACGAGATCAGACACAGATCAGAACGCCGCCCGGATTTACAACGGACGGCCTTTCTCAGGTATCATATCATACTTTAATAGGTGTTCATATGCAGATTGACGGTTGTGGTGCTCCCATCCCCTGCCGTCGCCTGCGCATCGCAAAGTATAGCAGTGACGTTATAGAAACCACCGGAGACATACACCCGGGTTCCTTCAGCAATGGTCCAGACCCTGCGTCCGTCACCTACTTCCACGATGGCGCGTCCCTGTGGGATATGCTCGTCGTCAAACAACCCGGTGATATAAACGCCGGGCTTGATCTTCCCATCCTGTACGCCCAAATTCATGCGCACCCACATCAGGCCCAATACGGAAGCTGTCATCTCATACCGGTTGTAATAGTCGTTTTCATAGTCACCTGCACTTGGCAGGAAAGCAAGTGCATTCCCAATCCTGAGTGTCTTGTCTTCCAGCTGACAGGGCGCCTCCGCACTACCTACTTCAACCGGTGCCGTTTCCATCGAATAGATACAACCTCCTTCCGTGATCACATCGACCTTGTATACTCCGGACTCAAATCCTGAGGCAAAAGGGATCTCCGGATTCACCGATGCTGATCTGAATTCATTGGGGCCCGTCCATATGCATTTGTATATGTTGCTGACGCCAGCGACAGTAAACTTCAATGTATCACCCACCATCACCGGACTGTTTGTTGTAACGATCACTTTGTCCTTTCCTTCGCAGTCAGGTTCTTCCTTGATACAGGAGGTCAAAGTGATAACTATGAGGGTAAGATATAGGAATAGGGTATTCTTAAGCATGGGCAACTGTTATTTAACTGAAGCAATTCTTCCTCCGAATACGAGTCCCCAGGTCAGGCGAAAGTACAGCTGATCATTTATTGCGGGCATACGCAGTCCCGGGTTCATCCCCGCCTCTGCACCGATCTTCAGACCGAAGTTCCTTCTGTAGCAACTGATCACCTGCGCGCCTATTCTTGCGCCCACCTTCCTCAGTGGCGTACCATCGAGATTAATACGCTGCGGGATACTTTCGTGTACCTGGGTCCAGTTATCCCGCACATCATGCCAGTAGACCATATCCTGTAAACTTAGTTGATGTGCATACAAGATATCGAAATACAGGTCGCTCTGTGCAGACTCCCGTCTGCGTCCATGATAATCCGGATCATTAAGCTTGATCTTCATATCCCAGAATGTGCTCCAGCCCACGCCGAGTGTAATAATGCCGGACTGTAGCATCGCAGATGAAGTTGGCAGGTTGCTGAATTGCTCCGGATACTCAGCCCCGGGATATTGATAGCCAGGGGTCGTCGTCTGGTACGGAATACCACCATTGACGCTATATTCCTGGATCCTGTTATCAATAATATATCCCATTCTGGCAGTCAGTGCACGCATGACCTTTCCTTGCACGCGACCTGTCTCTATCGTACCCATTGAGTTCCTGCCCATCGTCAGGTGATAGGCTCCTTCCCTCATAAACCGCAGTACAGGCACTTTCACCTGCAGATCCAGCCGGGTGGCCTTTTTATATTTAAGCGGTATACCATAGCTCTGCCAGTCGGATGGTTTTGTTGCGCCATTCTCACCACTCAGATTATCTACGTAAGCAAAGTTGTACTGGGCAGAGATCCCCACGTCACTTCTGTATGTGTAATACGCACCGATACCGGCCATAAAATTCAAGTTGGTCTTATTCAGATCCACCGTTAGTGGCGTAAGTACAATACCCACCATTCCTGAGTTCTGCGGTGTATTTCTCAGCTTCACATAGTACACAGTATCTCTGTATTCAGGGTAAAGATCCTGCTGCGGGTCTTCATGCTTCTCTTCCGCCGTTTCAGGTGTACCTGTACGGGCTGTTTTGGCTGCCATCCCCTCCTTAGCGGAAGTATCCTGCGCTGGTGCTTTGTAGTATTGGGCATTGTAGATGTTGAAAGATTCCCGCAGGTGTCCTTCTGCCCGTTTGCTATGATACCATTTCAGGCCAATACCAGAAAACATCATCGTACCGCCTATTCCCATCCGGATCCACATGGGCGCCGACTTCTCTGTTTTGGCAGCGGCGACTACGCCACTGAAGAAGATGAACGAACCTCCTACGAGGCCGGTCACCAGCTGATAGTTACCCCGCCTGCGCTGCTGGTTCATGAGGTCCAGCTGCTCACTGGCAAGTGGCGCTTTCGTATAGTAGCGGCGGAGTATATTTCCATGTCTGTCAACAGGTACCGGACGGGCATCATTGATCCTGACACCGGGTATATACACGATCTGAGTGCCGTATTTCTGCGAGTAATATTCCCTTTGAGCAAAAGTGAGTTCCAGTTTGGTCGTATTAGCAGGCTTTTTAAACAGGGGAACTTTCTTCCTGGTCGTATCCGACTGGGAGAAAGCTAAAACGGGTATACCCATACATAGCAGCATGAGCAGCGTTTTGCGAACATTCATAGGTAAGGCGACAGTTTGATATAGGCATTATTGAACAGGGCAAAAGTATAACTATTATGATATACATTACAAAAGATCAGTTATAAACCAGGTACTTACCTCCCACAGGCGGTAAAAATGAAAAAGCTGCCCACCGGAAGTGGACAGCCATTCACTCATTTTCTTCAGGATCTCATCTTCCCTGCGGCGAACCTGGCAGACTATCAAACACGGCTCTCGCATCCGCATGTTTGGTAAAGTGGTAACCGCCTTCACCTGACGAGAAGGATTGAATTCATTATATAAAGGCTGCTGCAATGTCTTTCAGTGCGTGTTTGTTGGACACATAGGTAATATAACCGGCAGTCCGGAGGCTGGTCGGCCGAAACAACACAGTATAGGTACAACGGCGTGTACGATTCCTTTAATGCTCATTATTGGTCCCGCGACAGATTGGCTATAGGCTGCAGTCATGATGTCCAGAAGAAACGGCATCCCGGCATTACCTATATCCCGGAATGGGACAGCGTATCAGGTCGGTTACATATATTCTTCATCATGGTACCTGCAAGTGCTGATGTAACTTTTTTCAGGCGGAGAATTTTCTTTTAATGCCTAGTTTCTTCATGCGTGACAATAATGTGGAAGCATTGATATGTAGCAGGGCAGCGGCACCTCCGGGTCCATGGATCTTGTTATTACAGATGGATAATGCTTTTAGTATATGATCAATTTCATTTTGTGTGATGGTTTTGATGGTATCGGACATTGCAGGCGGATTATTATTCTGCAATGTCGAAAAAACAGGGCATTCTATCAGGTCCTCACTACCACTTAGCAACACACTACGTGCAATGATGTTTTCCAGTTCCCGGATATTACCCGGCCAGTGATAGTTCATCAACGTGTACAGGTAGCCAGGGGGAATATGACTGATCATCTTTTTCTCACGTGCACAGTAGCGGGAGAGGAAATAATTTGCCAGGGCAGGAATATCAGTGCGTCTTTCCCGAAGCGCGGGAAGGGTGATCGGAAAGACATTCAGGCGATAGAACAGGTCGATACGGAAGCGGCCGGCCAGTATCTCATTTTCAAGGTTACGGTTAGTAGCGGCAATGATCCGTACATCTGCACTAATACTTGTTTTTCCGCCGATGCGTTCAAATTCTTTCTCCTGTAATACCCTTAACAATTTAACCTGTAATTCGGGCGGCATCTCCCCTATTTCATCCAGAAAGAGTGTACTCCGCTGCGCCATCTCAAACTTGCCGATACGCCTTTCTATAGCGCCGGTAAAGCTGCCTCTCTCATGACCAAACAGCTCACTCTCGATCAGGTTAGCAGGTAATGCGCCACAGTTGACTTTGATCATTGGGCGATCCCGGCGTTCTGACTGACGGTGAATAGCCTCCGCAATAAGTTCCTTTCCTGTACCGGTCTCTCCGAGGAGCAGTACAGAACTCTGAGAAGACGCCACTTGTGCAACCAGTTTCATTACCTGGAGGATAGCGTCACTATCGCCGATAATATCATGTTTTAACGGAGAAGCCGACTTCCTGCCTGTCACAGGAGCCAGGCCCGTGTACCGGAGCTCCCTTACCAGATGGTCGTGTTGGGTGTTAGCATACTGCATGGTAATAATAGTTTGATGTGTAGCCTATGCAGTTCGATTTGTGTGCCAAAATGAGTGACAACATCATACAACTTTTATCCCTTGCTGAGCGTGCCTTTCAGGCGACCTCCCGCTATTCGCTCCAACAACTGCCTCTGAAAATTTCGGAGTATCGCGCATAAACGCCTCCGAAAATTCCGGAGATTCAGACACCGGTAGGTTTACCCTGGAGGATGTGCATCTTCTTGATACCCAGTTTTTCCATCCTGGATTCAAGCGTGGTTGGTTTTAATTTCAGGAGTTCGGCAGCACCACCGGTACCGCGGATGCGGCCGTTGGTCTTCCGGAGGATGGATAGGATATACTCTCTCTCTGTTGCCTGCTGCAGCTCCCTGATATGGTCCAGACTTTGGGATGACATATTTGCGGAGTGATCCGGGGAAGGCAGGACAGTGAGTTCCCTGAGGAGTGATCTGCCCCATTGTAACGGACTCCGGCCGTCATTCAGTACGAGAGCCTGTTCAATCAGGTTCTCCATTTCGCGGATGTTACCCGGCCAATGGTATTGCAGCATCTCTTCCAACGCTTCCGCTTTGATACCCAGAAAAGGTTTACCGGTTTTCCTGGCCATTTTCTGTCCGAAGAAACTGGCCAGCAGGGGAATATCTTCCGTGCGTTCACGTAAAGGCGGCAGAAGGATGGGAAAGACATTCAGCCGGTAGTAGAGGTCCAGACGGAATTTGCCGGCAGAGATCTCCCTTTCCAGGTTACGGTTAGTAGCCGCGATAATGCGTACATTGACCTGAATGGTCTGGTTGCCACCGATGCGTTCTATTTCCTTCTCCTGTAACACCCTGAGTAACTTAGCCTGCAGATCAATGGGTAGTTCCCCTATCTCATCGAGGAATATGGTACCACCCTGCGCCAGTTCAAACTTCCCGATACGCTTTTCCATGGCACCGGTAAAGGCGCCTTTCTCATGACCAAAGAGCTCACTTTCTATGAGGTTGGCAGGCAGCGTGGCACAGTTCATTTTAATGAGCAGTTTATCTTTGCGTAGCGACAGATTATGAATCGCCCTGGCCACCAGTTCCTTGCCGGTGCCACTTTCCCCCAATAGCAGCACGTTGGTATCCATCGGCGCCACCTGGCTGACCAGATCAAATACCTGCACCATTTTACAACTGGTCCCAATGATCTCTTCGAAGTTGGCTGAGGTCTTCACTTCTTCCTGGAGATAGATATTCTCCCGCTTCAGTTGTTCCGTCAGTTTCTCAATTTCTTCAAATGCCAGCAGGCGGTCCATTGCTAACTGGAGGGATGGCTGCAGACGCCTTAACAGCTCAAGATGATCGGCGGTATACGTATCGGAACGGCGGCTGTAGAAAGAGAACAGGAACATGCCTTTCCGGGTCATGGAAAGTGGTATTTCCAGGTGACTGTTCAATCCGAGTTTTTTTGAGAGCAGCCGTTTAACAGGTACACGTCTGCTGAGTGATTCAAAGTCTGCCTCATTGAATACTTCACCAGGCGATATAGTAGCCTCATCGGACAGGGCGCTTAACTCTTCCGACGTTGCGCCGATGAGATTTTTCAGATCGGGAAGCTGAATGGTTTGATAGTCATCAAAGCCGATACGGAAATAACTGCCGGCACGGAAGGCCTGTTCGCCGGGCTGGATCAGTCCAAACAATGCGTAGTCAAAAGGGATCACAT
The DNA window shown above is from Chitinophaga agri and carries:
- a CDS encoding sigma-54 interaction domain-containing protein, yielding MQYANTQHDHLVRELRYTGLAPVTGRKSASPLKHDIIGDSDAILQVMKLVAQVASSQSSVLLLGETGTGKELIAEAIHRQSERRDRPMIKVNCGALPANLIESELFGHERGSFTGAIERRIGKFEMAQRSTLFLDEIGEMPPELQVKLLRVLQEKEFERIGGKTSISADVRIIAATNRNLENEILAGRFRIDLFYRLNVFPITLPALRERRTDIPALANYFLSRYCAREKKMISHIPPGYLYTLMNYHWPGNIRELENIIARSVLLSGSEDLIECPVFSTLQNNNPPAMSDTIKTITQNEIDHILKALSICNNKIHGPGGAAALLHINASTLLSRMKKLGIKRKFSA
- a CDS encoding sigma 54-interacting transcriptional regulator encodes the protein MKKQILIVEDEFIVANNLRLLLLEAGFEVCGIADSYQEALDMLELHQPMFVLLDIFLKGEKSGIDLAAVLSEKGIAFIYLSANDNQQVLEAATVTQPYGFLVKPFRKKDILATLEIAQYRHAHGVEARLRREQSLQVDLTNMLTGTAVLTERLRQMATRLQDVIPFDYALFGLIQPGEQAFRAGSYFRIGFDDYQTIQLPDLKNLIGATSEELSALSDEATISPGEVFNEADFESLSRRVPVKRLLSKKLGLNSHLEIPLSMTRKGMFLFSFYSRRSDTYTADHLELLRRLQPSLQLAMDRLLAFEEIEKLTEQLKRENIYLQEEVKTSANFEEIIGTSCKMVQVFDLVSQVAPMDTNVLLLGESGTGKELVARAIHNLSLRKDKLLIKMNCATLPANLIESELFGHEKGAFTGAMEKRIGKFELAQGGTIFLDEIGELPIDLQAKLLRVLQEKEIERIGGNQTIQVNVRIIAATNRNLEREISAGKFRLDLYYRLNVFPILLPPLRERTEDIPLLASFFGQKMARKTGKPFLGIKAEALEEMLQYHWPGNIREMENLIEQALVLNDGRSPLQWGRSLLRELTVLPSPDHSANMSSQSLDHIRELQQATEREYILSILRKTNGRIRGTGGAAELLKLKPTTLESRMEKLGIKKMHILQGKPTGV